From Nerophis lumbriciformis linkage group LG11, RoL_Nlum_v2.1, whole genome shotgun sequence, one genomic window encodes:
- the LOC133611025 gene encoding ectonucleotide pyrophosphatase/phosphodiesterase family member 7-like yields MRFLCIFAFGVIASAPCAAAPSGDYVSGLHSVFSGSTRNKLLLISFDGFRWDYDQDVDTPNLDKIAKDGVKAKYVTPPFLTITSPTHFTLLTGRYVENHGVIHNMWFNTSTQEKKQYYMTQFVDSYWDNGSLPIWITAQRQGLKAGSLHFPGTAATYKGEIVKVRKVEPRFYDYSNETEWRRNIDKVIGEWFHQQDLDFVSLYFGEPDMVGHKYGPDSPERREMVQQVDRTVGYIRDEIYYHGLADRLNIIITADHGMTNVFRGGQVQEIILSQIPGFSFRDIKFHLVDYGPAGMLLPKEGMLEKVYQALKGGHPRLHVYKKEDMPERLHYSNHPRLLPIILFADPGYVINGLFPVQFHKGEHGFDNEGLDMKPFFRAVGPDFKKNVVVEPFETVNVYTLMCYLLGIEPEVNDGHLDNTKHLLMPKKNTGGDNDGQKQDTLSPLVIGLSTVTGFLALVFIAVTSHTFWKRRPAEESFEQKYSADENTTHDKQTSF; encoded by the exons ATGCGTTTTCTCTGCATATTTGCCTTTGGAGTGATAGCCAGTGCTCCTTGTGCTGCAGCCCCTTCAGGAGATTATGTTTCTGGGCTGCATTCTGTTTTCAGTGGGTCTACCAGGAACAAACTGCTACTCATCTCTTTCGATGGGTTCCGCTGGGATTATGACCAAGATGTGGACACCCCCAATCTGGATAAAATTGCCAAGGATGGAGTGAAGGCCAAGTATGTCACCCCGCCATTCCTCACTATCACCAGCCCCACGCACTTCACCCTGCTCACAG GGCGTTATGTGGAGAATCATGGAGTGATTCACAACATGTGGTTCAACACGTCCACCCAGGAGAAGAAGCAGTACTACATGACCCAGTTTGTTGATTCCTACTGGGACAATGGCAGCTTGCCCATCTGGATAACAGCACAGAGACAG GGTCTAAAAGCAGGCTCTCTACATTTTCCTGGCACAGCTGCTACCTACAAAGGAGAGATAGTGAAAGTGAGGAAGGTGGAACCTCGTTTCTATGACTATTCAAACGAGACAGAATGGAGGCGTAACATCGACAAGGTTATCGGAGAGTGGTTCCACCAACAGGACCTGGACTTTGTCTCCTTGTATTTTGGGGAACCAGATATGGTTGGCCACAAATATGGACCTGATTCCCCAGAACGCCGGGAGATGGTCCAGCAAGTGGATCGTACTGTGGGGTACATCCGAGATGAGATCTATTACCATGGTCTGGCTGACCGACTCAACATCATCATCACTGCTGACCACGGGATGACTAATGTCTTTCGGGGAGGACAAGTTCAGGAGATCATCTTGTCTCAGATCCCAGGTTTTAGCTTCAGGGATATCAAATTTCATCTTGTGGATTATGGCCCTGCTGGAATGCTGCTTCCGAAAGAAGGGATGCTGGAGAAAGTCTATCAAGCTCTGAAGGGAGGACACCCTCGCCTTCACGTGTACAAAAAGGAGGACATGCCAGAGAGACTACACTACAGTAATCACCCACGACTTCTTCCcatcatcctctttgctgatccTGGATATGTCATCAATGGG TTGTTTCCTGTCCAGTTTCACAAAGGAGAGCACGGCTTTGACAATGAAGGGTTAGACATGAAGCCCTTCTTCAGGGCAGTTGGGCCTGACTTCAAGAAAAATGTGGTCGTTGAACCCTTTGAGACGGTCAatgtttacacactgatgtgctaTCTACTTGGCATAGAGCCAGAGGTCAATGATGGGCACCTAGACAACACTAAACATCTGCTGATGCCAAAGAAAAACACAGGAGGAGACAATGACG GTCAGAAACAGGATACTTTGTCACCGCTTGTGATTGGTTTATCAACAGTGACTGGGTTTCTGGCACTGGTGTTTATAGCAGTGACTTCCCATACTTTCTGGAAAAGGAGGCCAGCAGAAGAGAG TTTTGAACAGAAGTACAGTGCTGATGAGAACACCACACACGACAAGCAAACCAGTTTTTGA